Genomic window (Nitrososphaerota archaeon):
AGGCGGCTCACCTAGTTTAAGAGGGCTTCTACTGTCCATCAGCGGCTTCTACATTTCCCTCGTAATAGGGACTCTACCTATCACTATAGGCGGCTCTGGTGTATCGGAGCTTGTACTAAACCACTTCACAATAAACATTATTGGCTCAAACAGCTGGGCTAGGGTAATCGCTTGGCGAATCGTAACCTATCACATACCGCTAACAATATCAGGCCTCTCTTTAGCTGTCTTAAGCTATAGGGGACTCGCCCAAAAAGAAGATTAAACCTTCAACATAACTCCACTAGAGCAGAAGTTACATACTTTTACTCTAACCCATATTAAGCACTTCTTTCCCACCGTGCCACTATCTGAGGTGTGCTATGAGGGGGAGTGAACGGTTTCAGTAAAATACCACTTTTCCAGATTATGCTCAAGATATCCGTAGGGGCAGCTTATGTGGGAGTACCATAGACAGTAGTTTTTGCCGTCTGGGCATCTTACTATTACATCATTGTTGTCAAAATATAGTAGAATAGCTTCAACCCCTCTTCCAAGGAACAGAGGGCATCTCATAGCCCTTACTCTAACGATGGCCTTTTTATTAGGTATGATAGAAGATACTTCCTCTTGAGGGGTTTTGTTTTGCTGTGGCCGTAGTGCTTCAGATATAAGCGGAAGTAGCTCGTATTCGGCGGCTGTTTGAAGGAAGCCTGAAAACACACCACGCCGCCTTATATAAGGAGCTGACTCTTTGATAAAAACTTCTGCTGGATGTTTTGATCTAAGCAACTCAACAGCTTTCTCTATGTTCTGCCTCTCGCCTTGTATAACTAATCCGTACCAAGTCTCCTTTACCTTAACGTCTATTTTTGCTTCCTGTATTTCCTTAAAGAGTCTGCTAGCTATCT
Coding sequences:
- a CDS encoding DUF2102 domain-containing protein — protein: MKVFVWFRYAKIASRLFKEIQEAKIDVKVKETWYGLVIQGERQNIEKAVELLRSKHPAEVFIKESAPYIRRRGVFSGFLQTAAEYELLPLISEALRPQQNKTPQEEVSSIIPNKKAIVRVRAMRCPLFLGRGVEAILLYFDNNDVIVRCPDGKNYCLWYSHISCPYGYLEHNLEKWYFTETVHSPS